In Myxococcus xanthus, a genomic segment contains:
- a CDS encoding DNA adenine methylase, which produces MGNTLTKALARARHVLESLQGEPVKKTIWGSPAGKKRLAKRLVAMLPAHKTYVEPFAGSAAVLFEKAPSDVEAINDADTEIADAYRLIQKLTPAGFAKLKKLPWVGDEKTFKSLFDAKPQGDVARLHRFLYLTHFSYGKLRGRSFSPSGAGIEAKTLARIEQFAPRLKRVKVYGGDYEKVVRKYDGKDTVFFLDPPYPGYNVDVGEGDFDEERFYGVLKSLKGRWLMTYGIRGKLPGLLKDSGFLVKRIRTPRTIAAMRGVGGSSVLTQLLVSN; this is translated from the coding sequence GCCCGTCACGTCCTGGAGTCCCTCCAGGGCGAGCCTGTGAAGAAAACCATCTGGGGCAGCCCCGCGGGCAAGAAGCGCCTGGCGAAGCGCCTGGTGGCCATGCTTCCCGCGCACAAGACGTATGTGGAGCCCTTCGCCGGCAGCGCTGCCGTCCTCTTCGAGAAGGCGCCCTCGGACGTCGAAGCCATCAATGACGCCGACACCGAAATCGCCGACGCGTACCGGCTCATCCAGAAGCTGACGCCCGCGGGCTTCGCCAAGCTGAAGAAGCTGCCGTGGGTGGGCGACGAGAAGACCTTCAAGAGCCTCTTCGACGCCAAGCCCCAGGGCGACGTGGCGCGCCTGCACCGATTCCTCTACCTGACGCACTTCAGCTACGGGAAGTTGCGCGGGCGCAGCTTCAGCCCCAGTGGCGCCGGCATCGAGGCGAAGACGCTCGCGCGCATCGAGCAGTTCGCCCCGCGCCTCAAGCGCGTGAAGGTGTACGGCGGCGACTACGAGAAGGTGGTCCGCAAGTACGACGGGAAGGACACCGTCTTCTTCCTGGACCCACCCTACCCTGGCTACAACGTCGACGTCGGCGAGGGCGACTTCGACGAGGAGCGCTTCTATGGCGTCCTCAAGTCGCTCAAGGGCCGCTGGCTCATGACTTATGGCATCCGGGGCAAGCTGCCCGGGCTGCTGAAGGACTCCGGCTTCCTCGTGAAGCGCATCCGGACGCCTCGCACCATCGCCGCCATGCGCGGCGTGGGCGGCTCCTCCGTGCTGACGCAGCTGCTCGTCTCCAACTA